One part of the Solea solea chromosome 16, fSolSol10.1, whole genome shotgun sequence genome encodes these proteins:
- the pex12 gene encoding peroxisome assembly protein 12 — translation MAQAGAHLTSTAVNEQPSVFEVLAQESLMEALKPALKHAVKVLAESNPSCFGLLWRRFDELYLLLDLVLQNHFLSHCSASFSENFYGLKRVSGGRGVPLRLGLHRKSHWRSLLLLCVVPYLRAKLEATLAKQRDEEDFSIQLARSRCQRLYRAAVAAFPYVSTAWQAWIFCQQLLYVFGVAKTHSPLLWLARVRLARLNAQDIRDMELKSSHTVDLIDKSLPQRAWWMMSQAARGVAVSLSSSLSLGVFFLQFLDWWYSSDNQSTMKSLTSLPAPPPPLHLQEEGGGCRDKEAEPGSANRSCYLCRRPCTNATVLSTSGFVFCYRCVYVYIKANRHCPVTGYPTELQHLIKIYSPES, via the exons ATGGCGCAGGCCGGAGCTCACCTGACCTCCACTGCTGTGAACGAGCAGCCGTCGGTGTTTGAGGTGCTGGCACAGGAGTCTCTGATGGAGGCGCTCAAACCTGCACTGAAACACGCCGTCAAG GTTCTGGCAGAGTCCAACCCGTCGTGTTTTGGTTTGCTGTGGCGCCGCTTTGATGAACTGTACCTGCTGCTGGACCTCGTCCTCCAgaaccacttcctgtctcactgtagcgcctccttcTCCGAGAACTTCTACGGCCTGAAAAGAGTTTCCGGAGGACGGGGGGTTCCTCTCCGCCTGGGGCTGCACAGGAAGTCACACTGGCGATCCCTCCTGCTTCTGTGCGTGGTGCCGTACCTGCGGGCAAAGCTGGAAGCGACGCTGGCAAAGCAGAGGGACGAGGAGGACTTCTCCATCCAGTTAGCACGCAGCAGGTGTCAGAGGCTGTACAGAGCAGCTGTGGCAGCGTTCCCTTATGTCAGCACAGCCTGGCAGGCCTGGATCTTCTGCCAGCAGCTGCTCTATGTCTTTGGGGTCGCCAAGACCCATAGTCCTCTGCTGTGGCTCGCCAGGGTGAGACTGGCACGACTTAACGCCCAAGATATCAGAGACATGGAGCTGAAGAGCAGTCACACTGTCGACCTCATTGACAAGAG TCTGCCACAGAGAGCCTGGTGGATGATGTCACAAGCAGCGAGGGGCGTGGCCGTCTCTCTCTCGTCCTCCCTCTCCCTGGGCGTCTTCTTCCTGCAGTTTCTGGACTGGTGGTACTCCTCCGACAACCAGAGCACCATGAAGAGCCTCACCTCGCTGCCCGCTCCTCCGCCTCCCCTCCACCTGCAGGAGGAAGGTGGCGGCTGCAGAGACAAAGAGGCGGAGCCGGGCTCTGCCAACAGGAGCTGTTATCTGTGTCGGAGGCCGTGCACTAACGCGACGGTGCTGTCCACGTCGGGCTTCGTCTTCTGTTACCGCTGCGTCTACGTGTACATCAAAGCCAACCGCCACTGCCCGGTCACTGGGTATCCCACTGAACTGCAGCACCTCATCAAGATTTACTCACCGGAGAGTTAA
- the hdac5 gene encoding histone deacetylase 5: MSSSHTSVVEVKSSLPSGMQSPVGAASEHRGGGGGGGGGEGGGGPGEGPGGGGGGPVDLRTEPRVVSLSGGTVAVDTILREQQLQQELVLLKQQQELQKQLLFAEFQKKHEVLTRQHEVQLQEHLKQQQELLAAKRQQELEQKRKLEQQRHEEQEKQRLEQQLLLLRNKEKGKESAIASTEVKLKLQEFLLSKKEPGPGGLNHSFSPKGWGAQHSSLEQSSPPQSNTPGTPPSYKLPPLLGNYESKDDFPLRKTVSEPNLKVRSRLKQKVAERRSSPLLRRKDGTVISTFKKRAIEISVSSLCNSAPGSGPSSPNSSNTAIANGNTGSVPNIQTELRSLHQTLGADGTLSPLSLYTSPSLPNISLGLPANTHVTATQKLSSQQEAERQAIQSLRGGGALTGKFLSTSSLPAGVGHDVESSLTSSHSAHSSLLQHVLLLEQARQQTAMLAVPMYSQSPLVTAERGVSGGMRTVNKLPRHRPLARTQSAPLPQSPQALQQLVVQQQHQHFLEKHYKMLSKGAELPRPPPTHPEETEEELTETNDMQEDDVGVGPHRLQKDGSDDSTHSSERLGVYLKGEEEHGGMQVKGESTESELDEEEEDEDVIHLGEVDEEERGTYSQALQHLGVFQSSMSHRPLGRAQSSPAATVNPIKHLFTTGLVYDSLMLKHQCVCGNAHIHPEHAGRVQSIWSRLQETGLLNRCERIRGRKASLDEIQSVHSEFHTLLYGTSPLNRHKLDHKKLLGPISQKMYAVLPCGGIGVDSDTVWNEMHSSAAVRMAVGSVIELAFRVAAGELKNGFAVVRPPGHHAEESTAMGFCFFNSVAITAKLLQQKLGVGKILIMDWDIHHGNGTQQAFYSDPSVLYISLHRYDNGNFFPGSGAPEEVGSGAGVGFNVNIAWTGGVEPPMGDVEYLTAFRSVVMPIAQQFSPDVVLVSAGFDAVEGHQSPLGGYNVSAKCFGQLTQLLMGLAGGRVVMALEGGHELTAICDASEACVSALLGDMCDSTYQWPQEKPCPKACASLEKVIEIQSKHWPCLQSLSQTSGHSLLDGPLSAQGQSEKDEAETVSAMASLSVDVEQPGSVPGSSETSRSAEEPMEEEPVL; this comes from the exons TGGTGGAGGTGAAGAGCAGCCTCCCGTCGGGCATGCAGAGCCCAGTAGGAGCAGCAAGcgaacacagaggaggaggagggggaggaggaggaggagaaggtg GTGGGGGTCCAGGTGAAGGcccaggaggaggtggaggaggtccAGTGGACCTGCGGACAGAGCCCAGGGTGGTGTCTCTGTCTGGGGGTACAGTGGCGGTGGACACCATCCtcagagagcagcagctccagcaggaaCTGGTTCTGctcaagcagcagcaggagctgcaGAAACAGCTGCTGTTTGCCGAGTTCCAGAAGAAACACGAAGTGCTGACGAGGCAGCACGAGGTCCAGCTGCAGGAACACCTCAAG caacaacaggagctgctggcagCAAAGAGGCAGCAGGAGCTGGAACAGAAGAGGAAACTGGAGCAGCAGCGACACgaggagcaggagaagcagaggctggagcagcagctgctgctgctgaggaacaAGGAGAAAGGCAAAGAGA gtGCCATTGCCAGTACTGAGGTGAAGCTGAAGCTCCAGGAGTTTCTTCTCAGTAAGAAAGAGCCTGGTCCTGGTGGACTCAACCATTCCTTCTCCCCAAAGGGCTG gGGAGCCCAGCACTCCTCCCTGGAGCAGAGCTCTCCTCCGCAGAGTAACACCCCAGGAACTCCTCCCTCGTATAAACTGCCTCCGCTGCTGGGGAACTACGAGAGCAAAGATGATTTCCCACTCCGCAAGACGG TCTCGGAGCCGAACCTGAAGGTGCGTTCGCGGTTGAAGCAGAAGGTGGCGGAGAGGCGGAGCTCCCCACTTCTCCGCAGGAAGGACGGCACAGTCATCAGCACCTTTAAGAAGAGAGCCATAGAGATATCAG TGTCCTCTCTCTGTAATAGCGCTCCAGGTTCAGGTCCCAGCAGTCCCAACAGTTCCAACACAGCTATCGCCAACGGCAACACGGGATCAGTCCCCAACATTCAGACTGAG ctgagaTCTCTCCATCAAACACTGGGGGCTGATGGGACATTGAGTCCACTGAGTCTCTATACCTCGCCTTCCCTGCCAAACATTTCCCTGGGGCTCCCAGCGAACACACACGTCACG GCCACCCAGAAGCTGTCTTCCCAGCAAGAGGCCGAACGTCAAGCCATCCAATCGCTGCGAGGCGGTGGCGCACTGACGGGGAAGTTTCTGTCCACATCCTCTCTACCTGCAG GGGTGGGACACGATGTGGAGTCATCGCTGACCAGCTCTCACTCTGCTCATTCCTCATTACTGCAACATGTTCTACTACTGGAGCAGGCCAGGCAACAGACTGCCATGCTcgctg tcccCATGTACAGCCAGTCGCCGTTGGTTACGGCAGAGAGAGGCGTGTCCGGTGGCATGCGCACGGTCAACAAGTTGCCTCGCCATCGGCCGCTGGCCCGTACCCAGAGTGCACCTCTGCCTCAGTCGCCGCAGGCCCTGCAGCAGCTGGtggttcagcagcagcatcagcactTCCTGGAGAAACACTACAAG atgtTGTCGAAGGGGGCTGAACTTCCCAGGCCGCCACCCACCCAcccagaggagacagaggaggagctaACAGAGACCAATGACATGCAGGAGGATGACGTAGGGGTGGGGCCTCACAG GCTTCAGAAGGACGGGTCCGACGACAGCACGCACTCCTCCGAGCGACTCGGCGTGTACTTaaagggagaggaggagcaCGGGGGCATGCAGGTGAAAGGGGAGAGCACGGAGAGCGAGCTGgacgaagaggaagaggacgaaGACGTCATCCACCTGGGGGAGGTcgatgaagaggagagagggaccTACTCACAG GCCTTGCAGCACTTGGGTGTATTTCAGTCCTCGATGTCACACAGACCTCTGGGAAGAGCACAGTCCTCCCCTGCAGCCACTGTCAATCCCATCAAACACCTTTTTACCACTG GGCTTGTGTACGACAGTCTGATGTTgaagcatcagtgtgtgtgcggCAACGCTCACATTCACCCAGAGCATGCTGGGAGAGTGCAGAGCATCTGGTCCAGACTGCAGGAGACGGGCCTGCTGAACCGCTGCGag aggaTTCGTGGGCGTAAAGCGTCTCTGGACGAGATCCAGTCCGTTCATTCAGAATTCCACACTCTGCTGTATGGAACCAGCCCGCTCAATCGACACAAGCTGGACCACAAGAAGTTGCTGG gtcCTATCAGCCAGAAGATGTACGCTGTTCTTCCCTGTGGAGGAATCGGG gtggaCAGTGACACCGTGTGGAATGAGATGCACTCGTCGGCGGCGGTCCGCATGGCGGTCGGCTCGGTCATCGAGCTGGCCTTCAGAGTGGCGGCGGGGGAGCtgaag AATGGCTTCGCTGTGGTGCGTCCACCGGGTCACCACGCTGAGGAATCCACCGCCAT ggGCTTTTGTTTCTTTAACTCCGTCGCCATCACTGCCAAACTACTGCAGCAGAAACTGGGTGTGGGCAAGATCCTCATCATGGATTGG GacattcaccatggcaacggcaCCCAGCAGGCCTTCTACAGTGACCCCAGCGTCCTCTACATCTCCCTCCATCGGTACGATAACGGAAACTTCTTTCCTGGCAGCGGAGCTCCTGaggag gttgGATCAGGAGCTGGTGTTGGTTTCAATGTAAACATAGCATGGACTGGAGGAGTGGAGCCCCCTATGGGTGATGTGGAGTACTTGACTGCCTTCAG gagcgTGGTGATGCCCATCGCTCAGCAGTTCAGCCCAGATGTGGTTCTGGTGTCTGCAGGCTTTGATGCAGTTGAGGGTCATCAGTCTCCTCTAGGAGGCTACAATGTTTCCGCCAAGT gtTTTGGTCAGCTGACACAGCTGCTGATGGGTCTTGCCGGTGGGCGGGTCGTCATGGCGCTGGAGGGCGGTCATGAACTCACCGCCATCTGTGACGCGTCAGAGGCCTGTGTGTCTGCGCTTCTTGGAGACATG tgtgACTCGACTTATCAGTGGCCTCAGGAGAAACCATGTCCAAAAGCCTGTGCCTCTCTGGAGAAAGTAATAGAGATCCAGA GCAAACACTGGCCTTGTCTTCAGTCTTTGTCTCAGACGAGTGGCCACTCGCTCCTGGACGGCCCCCTCAGCGCTCAGGGCCAGTCGGAGAAGGACGAGGCAGAGACGGTCAGCGCCATGGCCTCCCTGAGTGTGGACGTAGAGCAGCCGGGGTCTGTACCTGGCAGCTCAGAAACCAGCAG GTCCGCAGAGGAGCCCATGGAAGAAGAGCCTGTCTTGTAG